In a single window of the Cydia pomonella isolate Wapato2018A chromosome 2, ilCydPomo1, whole genome shotgun sequence genome:
- the LOC133515553 gene encoding DNA-dependent metalloprotease SPRTN produces MNLGDPELELIDPTPNVHALFTQFDRTFFWAKLASRAVVRWSKRMYSCAGICSYEGRGGLCDIALSEPLLKLRPRKDLVETLLHEMIHAYLFITQRDQDRDGHGPNFKEHMYRINMAAGINISIYHDFHDEVKLYQTHWWRCNGPCQLRKPYFGIVRRTANVAPGPRDRWWTQHQKSCGGTFIKIKEPDKNNKKTPVAQPKGDITKYITSNKKTTTGDPKIVQITDIKSSTPQAQTKSNNSSTIVVTQKDVSNPLNKPAVKPPSFVIGKYYTIGGTSTRVRSNSVDAAEAVRNVWAKKQLTQSNVSPNAAETVRNTWAKKQLTPASVSPIAAVKEKNINHVQKPNTLNIFPKKASTNMNNNDLNKKVTKHKTHSEHVDSPPGKVKKIDDYFKKNATSLLKDIYGTNIEVVESNSNNKLVAVNNTSSSSSHTVRVECPICGLKIEEQNINNHLDECLNKDLISKICSGNETAATSLVKTKPVPLDNNKDLLNPTVGNIVSKQVSKDILATLQTIPPYKPKQLPELNSEIKMEMDKFVTTFRGTFWNETQVINKPNNLDDNIDWNDHLKAQIPKIKLEPIDLYNAESVVKKVEFDKPLRKSDNYIVPKEEKGGSGDPFIVEDAKIKLPVVKKEPGNGTVSVLTEQNCPCCGNKVTKPMDEHLDECLAFFATDTAPEEASTSFANQTIVIDNDDDDVFDESQVFNATGTKLPCPCCMQMVENDDMNAHLDSCLS; encoded by the exons ATGAATCTGGGAGACCCGGAGCTGGAATTAATAGATCCTACGCCGAACGTACATGCATTGTTCACCCAGTTCGATAGGACATTCTTTTGGGCTAAACTTGCAAGCAGAGCAGTTGTCCGTTGGAGTAAGCGGATGTATTCCTGCGCTGGTATATGCTC CTATGAAggcaggggaggcctttgcgaCATAGCTCTCAGTGAGCCTCTGCTGAAGCTACGCCCTCGCAAAGACCTCGTGGAGACATTACTGCATGAAATGATCCATGCATACCTGTTCATCACACAGCGGGACCAAGATCGGGATGGCCATGGCCCAAACTTTAAGGAGCATATGTACAGGATCAACATGGCAGCTGGGATCAATATCAGCATTTATCATGACTTTCATGATgag GTTAAACTGTACCAGACTCATTGGTGGCGTTGCAATGGGCCCTGCCAGTTAAGAAAACCCTACTTCGGAATTGTGCGGCGAACTGCGAACGTCGCTCCCGGGCCCAGAGACCGATGGTGGACTCAGCATCAGAAGAGTTGTGGAGGTACATTCATAAAAATCAAAGAGCCAGACAAAAATAACAAGAAAACGCCAGTAGCCCAACCTAAAGGTGATATTACTAAGTATATAACTAGTAATAAGAAAACTACAACTGGGGACCCAAAAATTGTTCAAATAACTGATATTAAATCTAGCACACCTCAAgctcaaacaaaatcaaacaatTCAAGTACAATTGTGGTGACTCAGAAAGATGTTAGTAATCCTCTAAATAAACCAGCAGTAAAGCCGCCTTCTTTTGTTATTGGTAAGTATTATACTATCGGAGGAACTAGCACTAGAGTCCGATCTAATTCCGTTGATGCTGCTGAAGCAGTCAGAAACGTTTGGGCTAAAAAACAATTGACGCAAAGTAATGTGTCACCCAATGCTGCTGAAACGGTCAGAAATACTTGGGCTAAGAAACAATTGACACCTGCTTCAGTTTCACCCATTGCTGctgttaaagaaaaaaatatcaatcatGTCCAAAAGCCAAATActctaaatatttttcctaAGAAAGCATCAACTAATATGAACAATAATGATCTCAATAAAAAGGTAACCAAACATAAGACTCATTCTGAACATGTTGATTCTCCGCCCGGAAAAGTAAAAAAGATCGATGATTACTTTAAGAAAAATGCGACGTCCTTGCTTAAAGATATTTATGGCACCAATATTGAAGTGGTAGAATccaatagtaataataaattggTTGCTGTTAATAACACTAGTAGCAGCAGCTCACACACTGTCCGAGTCGAGTGTCCTATATGCGGATTGAAAATAGaggaacaaaatataaataaccaCTTAGATGAATgtttaaataaagatttaatatCTAAAATCTGCAGCGGGAATGAAACGGCAGCAACATCCCTAGTTAAAACAAAGCCAGTTCCGTTAGATAATAATAAGGATCTACTAAATCCTACAGTTGGGAATATAGTATCAAAACAAGTTTCGAAAGATATATTAGCTACTTTACAGACGATTCCACCTTACAAACCAAAGCAATTGCCTGAGCTAAATTCTGAAATTAAAATGGAGATGGATAAATTTGTAACCACATTTAGGGGAACATTCTGGAACGAGACTCAAGTAATTAATAAACCTAATAATTTAGACGATAATATAGACTGGAATGATCACTTGAAAGCacaaataccaaaaataaagcTAGAACCTATCGATCTGTATAATGCAGAGTCAGTTGTAAAGAAAGTTGAATTTGATAAACCTCTAAGGAAATCTGATAACTATATTGTACCAAAAGAGGAAAAAGGAGGAAGCGGTGATCCCTTCATAGTAGAAGAtgccaaaattaaattacctgtAGTAAAAAAAGAACCTGGAAATGGTACAGTATCTGTTTTGACGGAGCAGAATTGTCCATGCTGTGGTAATAAAGTCACTAAGCCTATGGATGAACACTTAGACGAGTGTTTGGCATTTTTCGCCACCGACACGGCACCTGAAGAAGCGTCTACGAGTTTTGCTAACCAGACGATAGTGATCGATAACGACGATGACGACGTGTTCGACGAGTCTCAGGTGTTCAACGCAACTGGAACTAAGTTGCCATGTCCATGTTGTATGCAGATGGTAGAAAATGATGATATGAATGCGCATTTAGATAGCTGTTTGAGTTAA